A region of Sulfurimonas sp. DNA encodes the following proteins:
- a CDS encoding hydrogenase small subunit, producing the protein MVNDSLYKKLSTRVEELSKLSKIDDKKSIPELMEENGFSRREFMAWAGTVTAMLSLPASFTPLVAKAAEVADRLPVIWLHMAECTGCTESLLRSASPSIDSLIFDHISLEYQETIMSAAGWQAEQNLENAIEKYKGRYVLMVEGGIPHGKGSHFLTIGGHGKSGEDSAIDASAHAAAIFAIGTCSSFGGVQAAYPNPTNATSLSNVINKPVINVPGCPPSESNIVGTLMHFLLYGTLPALDAYNRPKWAYGQRIHDMCERRGHFDAGEFVEQFGDEGAKKGYCLYKVGCKGPYTFNNCSKQKFNEGTSWPVQAGHGCMGCSEPDFWDTMGDLREPLANRLYQTTFGGLGSDATADKIGLGLLTVTAIGIAAHAAISAVKPPKE; encoded by the coding sequence ATGGTGAACGACAGTTTATATAAAAAGTTGTCTACTCGAGTTGAAGAATTATCAAAATTATCAAAAATTGATGATAAAAAATCAATTCCTGAGTTAATGGAAGAAAATGGTTTTTCTAGAAGAGAGTTTATGGCATGGGCTGGTACTGTTACAGCTATGTTATCGCTACCTGCTAGTTTTACTCCACTTGTAGCAAAAGCGGCAGAAGTAGCAGATAGACTTCCAGTTATATGGCTACATATGGCGGAGTGTACTGGCTGTACGGAGTCTTTATTAAGATCAGCATCACCAAGTATAGATAGTTTAATTTTTGATCATATATCTTTAGAGTATCAAGAAACTATTATGTCAGCCGCTGGTTGGCAAGCAGAACAAAACCTTGAAAATGCTATTGAAAAATACAAAGGTAGATATGTTCTTATGGTTGAGGGTGGAATTCCTCATGGTAAAGGTAGTCATTTCTTAACTATAGGTGGTCATGGTAAATCAGGAGAAGACAGTGCTATAGACGCATCTGCACATGCTGCAGCAATCTTTGCTATTGGTACCTGTTCATCTTTTGGTGGAGTTCAAGCAGCTTATCCAAACCCTACAAATGCAACTTCACTTAGCAATGTAATTAATAAACCTGTTATAAATGTACCAGGTTGTCCACCAAGTGAAAGTAACATTGTTGGAACGCTAATGCACTTTTTGCTATATGGTACGCTTCCAGCACTAGACGCATATAATAGACCTAAGTGGGCTTATGGACAAAGAATTCACGATATGTGTGAAAGACGGGGTCATTTTGACGCTGGCGAATTTGTAGAGCAGTTTGGTGATGAAGGTGCTAAAAAAGGTTATTGTTTATATAAAGTAGGCTGTAAAGGTCCTTATACTTTCAACAACTGTTCTAAGCAAAAGTTTAATGAAGGTACATCTTGGCCAGTTCAAGCTGGACATGGCTGTATGGGCTGTAGTGAACCAGATTTTTGGGACACTATGGGTGATTTACGAGAACCTCTTGCAAATAGACTTTATCAAACAACATTTGGCGGACTTGGTTCTGACGCAACAGCAGACAAAATTGGTTTAGGTTTACTAACAGTAACCGCTATTGGAATTGCAGCACACGCAGCAATATCAGCAGTTAAACCACCAAAAGAATAA